A single Filimonas effusa DNA region contains:
- a CDS encoding alginate lyase family protein: MNLLLKTLCSGALLLLLASACTKHKFDFGSWEEDSVDTLSNLKLEHPCMLHTNADFTFVKAKVDAGASPWKEGWAILAASSYANASYAFAPVVKLIRGGGSREEPDPDNYGAAYRDAAAAYQLALRWKLSGDVAFANKAIAILNAWAATCTSINGDSNRWLASGLYGYQFANAAEILRGYSGWAAADFDKFKKWMLNIFYPLALNFLETHGGTCSSHYWTNWDIANMNTVLAIGILCDDQSKINYAINYFKKGAGTGNINNAVIQVFDVNGDKLGQGQESGRDQGHATLNISLYGSFCQMAYNIGVDLFAYDNNKVLALAEYTAKYNVDLTTTVPFTPYKNCDPVSLTPEHTTVSAAQRGTIRPSWELIYNHYTKVKGIKATWSQKFAEAVRPEGGGGNYGPNSGGFDQLGFGTLMYSK; encoded by the coding sequence ATGAATCTCTTGCTTAAAACGCTATGCAGTGGTGCACTGTTGCTCTTGCTGGCCTCCGCATGCACTAAACATAAATTCGACTTCGGCTCATGGGAAGAGGATAGCGTAGATACGCTTTCTAATCTCAAACTCGAACACCCCTGTATGCTGCATACCAACGCCGACTTCACCTTCGTGAAAGCAAAGGTCGACGCTGGCGCATCCCCCTGGAAAGAAGGCTGGGCCATACTTGCAGCCAGCAGTTATGCAAACGCCTCATATGCCTTTGCCCCCGTAGTAAAACTCATCCGTGGCGGCGGCTCCCGCGAAGAGCCCGATCCCGATAACTACGGCGCAGCCTATCGCGATGCCGCTGCGGCATACCAGCTCGCCCTCAGGTGGAAGCTCTCAGGCGATGTGGCCTTCGCCAATAAAGCAATCGCCATCCTCAACGCCTGGGCCGCAACCTGCACCAGCATCAACGGCGACTCCAATCGCTGGCTCGCATCAGGGCTCTACGGCTACCAGTTTGCGAACGCGGCAGAAATATTGAGAGGTTACTCCGGATGGGCCGCAGCCGACTTCGATAAGTTTAAAAAATGGATGCTCAATATCTTTTATCCCTTGGCGCTGAACTTCCTCGAAACGCATGGTGGTACCTGTAGTTCACACTACTGGACCAACTGGGATATCGCAAACATGAACACCGTCCTCGCGATCGGCATCCTTTGCGACGACCAGTCTAAGATCAACTACGCTATCAACTATTTCAAAAAAGGCGCTGGCACCGGCAACATTAATAACGCAGTGATCCAGGTCTTCGACGTGAACGGCGATAAACTCGGGCAGGGACAGGAATCAGGCCGCGATCAGGGACATGCCACGCTGAATATTTCTCTCTATGGCTCTTTTTGCCAGATGGCCTATAATATAGGTGTCGACCTGTTCGCCTACGATAATAACAAGGTCCTGGCGCTTGCCGAATACACAGCCAAGTACAACGTCGACCTCACAACAACAGTTCCGTTTACGCCCTATAAAAACTGCGACCCGGTATCCCTCACGCCGGAGCATACCACTGTTTCCGCCGCACAACGGGGTACCATTCGTCCGTCATGGGAATTGATCTATAACCATTATACAAAGGTCAAAGGCATAAAAGCCACCTGGAGCCAGAAGTTCGCAGAAGCCGTAAGGCCCGAAGGCGGCGGCGGCAACTACGGCCCCAATAGCGGTGGCTTCGATCAGCTGGGCTTCGGTACGTTGATGTATTCGAAGTAG
- a CDS encoding Ig-like domain-containing protein, whose amino-acid sequence MKKNKFLACHKIVAAVLPALLLVTLVSLNACKKQDTAAPAVEKTMAASIAIITTDTLPVLLGKDTTLTVRLLPDSITNAVLLWKSSDSSVAKVSQQGTVHPLTTGIATISATTTDGSWRTAAIVVEVIDKITYMSGLTLTAPATSLYEGDTLAIKATINPSNTTYKTLQWSSSNETIAKVSSTGVVTGLSEGNVTVTVKAIDGSGVAKSMALEVKEVVLATSVDITSVVSETMAVGQILKLEYNVLPANATLGKLKWSSDNPNVVSVSSAGIITGLAGGSARITLKAEGVANVTDFIDVSVEEGKLNDVFTGTTTPWKTPTANATGIIQNDKFVVSMAPGAKYRGDFQRTGGAALHAGKFPIIAFKFNRPAGTGNIIFDTNNGSFLNGNNKLTTVTGKDGIQVHYADLSAGTFGASAIKLSAASVTNLTTFQLKIADFVLSATDIANGGYIYQVYWVKSFPSLAALNEYINR is encoded by the coding sequence ATGAAAAAGAATAAATTCCTTGCCTGCCATAAAATAGTAGCCGCAGTATTACCCGCCCTGCTGCTGGTTACCCTGGTGTCGCTCAACGCCTGTAAAAAACAGGATACAGCTGCGCCTGCCGTAGAAAAAACAATGGCGGCATCCATAGCCATCATTACCACCGACACCTTACCGGTGCTCCTCGGAAAAGATACAACCCTTACGGTGCGCCTGCTACCCGACTCCATTACCAACGCAGTACTGCTCTGGAAATCCAGCGACAGCTCCGTGGCAAAGGTCTCTCAGCAGGGCACAGTACATCCGCTGACAACAGGTATTGCCACCATCTCCGCAACAACAACCGATGGCAGCTGGCGCACAGCCGCTATTGTAGTCGAAGTAATAGACAAGATCACCTACATGTCCGGTCTAACACTCACTGCACCCGCAACAAGCTTGTACGAAGGTGATACCCTCGCCATCAAAGCCACCATCAACCCTTCCAACACCACCTATAAAACGCTGCAATGGAGCAGCAGCAATGAAACCATCGCAAAGGTTTCATCCACAGGCGTGGTAACGGGCTTGTCCGAAGGAAATGTTACTGTCACGGTTAAGGCGATCGATGGTAGCGGTGTTGCTAAATCAATGGCGCTCGAAGTAAAAGAAGTTGTCCTCGCAACCTCGGTAGATATTACTTCCGTTGTATCCGAAACAATGGCAGTAGGACAGATCCTGAAACTCGAATACAACGTATTGCCCGCTAATGCCACATTAGGTAAGCTCAAATGGTCCAGCGATAATCCCAATGTAGTATCCGTGTCTTCAGCCGGAATCATCACCGGCCTTGCAGGCGGCTCAGCCCGTATCACGCTTAAGGCAGAAGGTGTTGCCAATGTTACCGACTTTATCGATGTTTCTGTAGAAGAAGGAAAGCTCAACGATGTCTTTACTGGAACAACAACGCCATGGAAAACGCCAACCGCCAACGCTACCGGCATTATCCAGAATGATAAGTTCGTAGTATCCATGGCGCCCGGAGCCAAATACAGGGGCGACTTCCAGCGTACAGGAGGCGCAGCCCTTCATGCCGGTAAATTCCCGATCATCGCGTTTAAATTCAACAGGCCCGCAGGTACAGGTAACATTATCTTCGATACCAACAACGGCTCTTTCCTCAATGGTAATAACAAGCTCACAACAGTAACAGGTAAAGATGGCATACAGGTGCATTATGCCGATCTCTCAGCAGGCACATTTGGCGCCAGCGCCATAAAGTTGTCGGCTGCAAGTGTTACTAATCTAACAACCTTCCAGTTGAAAATCGCCGACTTTGTATTGTCTGCAACCGATATCGCAAACGGAGGCTATATCTACCAGGTATACTGGGTGAAATCATTCCCTTCACTGGCGGCACTCAACGAATACATCAACCGATAA
- a CDS encoding RagB/SusD family nutrient uptake outer membrane protein yields the protein MKMFKNIRVIATVALGIAAAVMAGCNKMLDLKPQDQISDGNYWNSAADFKLYATQFYAWTRDFGSAVYDGYHSDTRSDLLTSTTPNIYSNGTNSIPSSDGTFTDAYKRIRLVNELIAKAASYSTPSEIAVYTAEARFFRAYIYFELLQLYGDAIIVEGLPQTNDPLLTAARNSREEVCDFIIKDLNAAIPDLPLQGNITQADAGRVSKGTAQAFLSRVALFEGTWQKFRNNTARAAMLLDIAAKASLGVINSKQYSLFKPAALGDSALKYLFILEDVKSNPASLKKSSNTEYIFSTRHDGVIDPIGLNITHNCFANAAQMVTRKFATMYLCADGLPVNKSAVFAGYSTMTSEFQNRDNRMRYTLMQGRKPYWRESSPRVTWLGDAADLASAVTSFTPAINSGYHNQKWATERALTTKYEGYDFPIIRYAEVLLNYAEAVYERDGAISDQDLDLSLNLVRNRINTTMPKLSNAFVNANGLDMRTEIRRERTVEFYNEGFRIDDLKRWKTAETEMPQDMLGIKWTGTEFQTAWSNVTFPKNADGCLIIETGRKWTNKNYLYPLPSDQLSLNPNLKQNPDW from the coding sequence ATGAAAATGTTTAAAAATATAAGGGTCATCGCAACTGTAGCCTTGGGCATCGCTGCCGCTGTTATGGCCGGATGTAATAAAATGCTCGACCTCAAACCGCAGGACCAGATCTCCGATGGTAACTACTGGAATTCCGCTGCCGACTTTAAACTCTACGCCACCCAGTTCTATGCCTGGACACGCGACTTCGGCTCCGCCGTCTACGATGGCTACCACAGCGATACCCGCTCCGACCTGCTTACTTCAACCACGCCCAATATCTATAGCAACGGCACCAACTCCATCCCTTCCTCCGATGGCACCTTTACCGATGCCTATAAAAGAATACGACTGGTAAACGAACTTATCGCTAAAGCAGCCTCCTACAGCACCCCCTCCGAAATAGCTGTCTACACGGCCGAAGCGCGTTTCTTCAGGGCCTATATCTATTTCGAACTGCTGCAGCTCTACGGCGACGCCATCATTGTGGAAGGCCTCCCGCAAACCAACGACCCGCTGTTGACTGCGGCAAGAAACTCGAGGGAAGAAGTGTGCGACTTCATCATAAAAGATCTCAACGCTGCCATCCCAGATCTCCCGCTCCAGGGTAATATTACACAGGCCGATGCCGGCAGGGTAAGCAAAGGCACAGCACAGGCTTTCCTCTCCAGAGTGGCCCTCTTCGAAGGTACATGGCAGAAGTTCAGGAACAACACGGCGCGCGCCGCAATGCTGCTCGATATCGCAGCCAAAGCAAGCCTCGGCGTTATCAACAGCAAACAGTATAGCCTCTTTAAACCGGCTGCACTCGGAGACTCCGCACTGAAATATCTGTTTATCCTCGAAGATGTAAAATCAAATCCAGCATCCCTGAAGAAATCTTCCAATACCGAATATATCTTCTCCACAAGGCACGATGGTGTGATCGATCCCATTGGTTTGAACATCACACACAACTGCTTCGCCAACGCAGCCCAGATGGTAACACGCAAGTTCGCAACCATGTACCTCTGCGCCGATGGCCTGCCGGTTAACAAGTCGGCTGTCTTCGCAGGATACAGCACCATGACTTCCGAATTCCAGAACCGCGACAACCGCATGCGATATACTTTGATGCAGGGCCGTAAACCATACTGGCGCGAGTCCAGTCCCAGAGTTACCTGGCTCGGCGATGCCGCCGACCTGGCATCGGCAGTAACGTCATTTACCCCAGCGATAAACAGCGGCTACCACAACCAGAAATGGGCCACCGAAAGAGCGCTCACCACTAAATACGAAGGCTACGACTTCCCCATCATCCGTTATGCCGAGGTCCTGCTCAACTATGCCGAAGCCGTCTACGAACGCGATGGAGCCATCTCCGATCAGGACCTGGATCTCTCCCTCAACCTGGTCCGTAACAGGATCAACACAACCATGCCCAAACTAAGCAACGCTTTCGTTAACGCCAACGGCCTCGACATGCGTACCGAAATAAGAAGGGAAAGAACAGTTGAGTTCTACAACGAAGGCTTCCGCATCGATGACCTGAAACGCTGGAAAACAGCCGAAACCGAAATGCCGCAGGATATGCTCGGCATCAAATGGACGGGTACCGAATTCCAGACAGCATGGTCTAATGTCACCTTCCCTAAAAACGCAGATGGTTGCCTCATCATCGAAACCGGCCGCAAATGGACAAATAAAAACTACCTCTATCCCTTGCCCTCCGATCAGTTATCGTTGAATCCCAATCTCAAACAAAACCCCGACTGGTAG